A window from Plasmodium chabaudi chabaudi strain AS genome assembly, chromosome: 11 encodes these proteins:
- a CDS encoding reactive oxygen species modulator 1, putative yields the protein MMNWFKKSETPEEPPVKSEYDSYVAPPPFGNYLAKKPEKPKSLKNENLNITEFKGFTPPPKFEFKEDTTGNQYDQDFSKYTSNNFIDSSFYDDKSNMLDFTLSHRTRACLESVKMGVKMGTMVGGIFGSLTGLYASFAHKNLFIFPVSVIGGAASFGFFLGCGMIVRC from the coding sequence atgatgaattGGTTTAAAAAAAGCGAGACTCCAGAAGAACCACCAGTTAAATCCGAATATGATAGTTATGTAGCACCACCACCTTTTGGTAATTATTTGGCTAAGAAACCAGAGAAACCTaaatcattaaaaaatgaaaatttaaatataactGAATTTAAAGGTTTTACTCCCCCACCCAAATTTGAATTTAAAGAAGATACAACAGGCAATCAATATGATCAAGACTTTTCTAAATATACAAGTAATAACTTTATAGACTCTTCATTTTATGATGATAAATCAAATATGCTTGATTTTACTTTAAGTCATAGAACTAGAGCATGTTTAGAAAGTGTAAAAATGGGTGTAAAAATGGGAACAATGGTTGGTGGAATTTTTGGAAGTTTGACAGGCTTATATGCATCTTTTgctcataaaaatttatttatttttcctgTCTCCGTTATTGGAGGGGCTGCTAGTTTTGGTTTTTTCTTAGGATGTGGAATGATAGTTCGATGCTAA
- a CDS encoding proteasome subunit alpha type-4, putative → MARRYDSRTTTFSPEGRLYQVEYALEAINNASITIGIITNDGVILGADKVFISKLINKANNFEKIYKIDDHIFCGVAGLNADANILINQSRLYAQRYLYNYNDVEPVAQLVVQICDIKQSYTQYGGLRPYGVSFLIAGYDTKEGYQLYHTDPSGNYSGWFATAIGTNNLTASSILKQEWKKDMTLQEGLLLAIKTLAKSTDSEVPKCEKIELAYLSNQDGKVIQKYLTEKEIAELIKIYTQQNVKK, encoded by the exons atggcTAGGCGATATGATAGTAGAACAACAACATTTTCTCCTGAAGGAAGATTATATCAAGTAGAATATGCACTTGAAGCTATAAACAATGCAAGTATAACTATAGGAATAATAACTAATGATGGTGTAATATTAGGTGCTGATAAAGTCTTTATATCAaagttaataaataaagctaataattttgaaaaaatatacaaaattgatgatcatatattttgtggAGTAGCAGGATTAAATGCTGatgcaaatatattaataaatcaatCACGATTATATGCACAaagatatttatataattataatgatgTTGAGCCAGTAGCACAATTAGTAGTTCAAATATGTGACATTAAACAAAGCTATACCCAATATGGTGGATTGAGACCATATGGAGTTAGCTTTTTAATTGCTGGATATGATACAAAAGAAGGTTATCAACTTTATCATACCGATCCTAGTGGAAATTATTCTGGATGGTTTGCTACCGCTATTGGTACAAATAATTTGACAGCTAGTTCTATTCTTAAGCag gaATGGAAAAAAGATATGACCCTGCAAGAAGGTTTATTGCTAGCTATAAAAACGCTAGCTAAGAGCACAGATAGTGAAGTCCcaaaatgtgaaaaaattgaattaGCCTATTTGTCAAATCAAGACGGAAAGGTTAtccaaaaatatttaacagAGAAAGAAATAGCagaattaattaaaatatatacacaacaaaatgttaaaaaataa
- a CDS encoding proteasome subunit alpha type-7, putative: MSYDRAITVFSPDGHLLQVEHALEAVKKGGCAVAIKSSNFAVLVVEKKNIPKLQNPRTTEKLVKLDENTCLAFSGLNADARILVNKTRLECQRYYLNMDQPAPVDYIAKYVARIQQKFTHRGGVRPFGIATLITGFKNNKEICIYQTEPSGIYASWKAQAIGKNAKVVQEFLEKNYQENMEKNECLLLALKAIFEVVELSSKNVELALLTEGELKYIDEQEINSLVEIIDNERTQKNAQND, translated from the exons atgagtTATGATCGAGCTATAACCGTTTTCAGTCCAGATGGACATCTATTACAAGTAGAACATGCCTTGGAGGCAGTAAAGAAAGGTGGTTGTGCAGTAGCTATAAAAAGTTCGAATTTCGCTGTTTTAGttgttgaaaaaaaaaatattccaaaACTTCAAAATCCAAGGACAACAGAAAAATTAGTTAAACTTGATGAAAACACATGCTTGGCTTTTTCAGGTTTAAATGCCGATGCAAGAATTTTAGTCAACAAG ACTCGCTTGGAGTGTCAACGAtactatttaaatatggATCAACCCGCCCCTGTTGACTATATAGCAAAATACGTTGCAAGAATACAACAAAAATTTACTCATAGAGGAGGTGTTCGACCTTTTGGAATTGCAACATTAATAACAGgattcaaaaataataaagaaatctGTATATATCAAACTGAACCCAGTGGAATTTATGCATCTTGGAAAGCCCAGGCAATAGGAAAGAATGCCAAGGTCGTTCAGgaatttttagaaaaaaattatcaagaaaatatggaaaaaaacgAGTGCCTCCTCTTAGCTTTAAAAGCGATATTTGAG GTCGTTGAATTGAGCAGCAAAAATGTGGAGCTCGCTCTCCTTACCGAGGGAGAATTAAAATACATCGACGAGCAAGAAATTAATTCATTG GTCGAAATAATTGATAACGAGAGGACACAGAAGAATGCCCAGAATGATTAA
- a CDS encoding phosphoinositide phosphatase SAC1, putative, with product MDSACTIPKKKYYLEFHKSHVSVVNVENFVKSTLKISYTEELNLTKEKEYIDKNILDENEDEEDNRFWFFGCLGIIKADNINFLVIVSDAEIVSYLFNHAIYRIKKISFIQLNKGEINKNGSENYEYEICRLWNSGRLTRVCNSTKGINCSSNYNGYYTKRNNKIAPSMDDSFNNAANQNGIFMDNPVSGYNNESYIHKFKNSNLKRGILDTLNYFFSAFNKGPFYFSYYYNLTVSLQTNYIYESKNGNNIDTKIKTMAKNYMNNNDTKCKEVLVFEKLHFDEINPEYAWNWKILDNFIKVNGYAFVIFPIHGYVNSIAMEIEKGGSKTDGDINKVHLLLISRKNKNRGGVRFWCRGGNEKGEVANFVETEQVVICKDLTNTHIFSYIIIRGSIPVLWSQEPGLSLRPKINICFDMTKNIKTINLHMQKLKNKYGKIHITNLINRGYKEKYLGEHFEKCLKECNVDHSYIWFDFNSELKNLNYEKFQGSLKSIINDLTNYSYFFITIPNDKKYNLEHGGVHKSWSSIKFNNFQNGVFRVNCVDCLDRTNVFQSFLSKCVLFLQLKNININIDQKNNFPFYFFKNKYHEMLYRKNWINNANAISIIYSGSGALKNDITQNGKRTICGLFQDLCNAISRYINNNFRDGYNNDCINIITNENIHLHNLFNKKVKYNQILNVIFEFIVIFSTSVCTNPIQNFLRRLYFFSHSITHSTISQGINYMLLILNKNPHLFIFPFKQVQYIRLISIISQASGFFFTSFFVFLFFCFYVFTQRRRVISFPKFESQ from the coding sequence atggatagTGCTTGTACTATACCCAAGAAAAAGTATTATTTAGAATTTCATAAAAGCCATGTATCCGTTGTTAATgttgaaaattttgttaaatcaacattaaaaatatcgtATACTGAAGAGTTAAACTTAACGAAAGAAAAGGaatatattgataaaaacattcttgatgaaaatgaagatgAAGAAGATAATCGATTTTGGTTTTTTGGATGTTTGGGAATAATCAAGGcagataatataaattttttagtaaTTGTTTCGGATGCAGAAATTGTATcctatttatttaatcaTGCAATTtatagaattaaaaaaatatcatttattcAACTCAATAAGGGAgagataaataaaaatgggtCTGAAAATTATGAGTATGAGATTTGTCGTTTATGGAATAGTGGGAGATTAACTAGAGTATGCAACAGTACTAAAGGAATTAATTGTAGTAGTAATTATAATGGctattatacaaaaagaaataacaAGATCGCACCAAGCATGGACGattcttttaataatgCAGCCAATCAAAATGGTATATTTATGGATAACCCTGTTTCAGGATATAACAATGAAtcttatatacataaatttaaaaatagtaatttAAAGAGAGGAATTTTAGATAccttgaattattttttcagcGCTTTTAATAAAGGCCCATTCTATTTTTCCTACTACTACAATTTAACAGTATCTTtacaaacaaattatatttatgaatcaaaaaatggaaataatattgatacaaaaataaaaacaatggctaagaattatatgaataataacgATACAAAATGTAAAGAAGTTTTAGTTTTTGAAAAACTTCATtttgatgaaataaatcCAGAGTATGCATGGAATTGGAAAATCTtagataattttataaaagtcAATGGGTATgcttttgttatatttccGATACATGGGTATGTCAATTCGATTGCCATGGAAATTGAAAAGGGTGGCAGCAAAACAGATGGTGATATAAACAAAGTACACCTCCTTTTGATATCCCGTAAAAATAAGAACAGAGGTGGAGTCCGATTTTGGTGCCGAGgtggaaatgaaaaagggGAAGTAGCAAATTTTGTTGAAACAGAGCAGGTAGTAATTTGTAAAGATTTAACGaatacacatatttttagttacataataataagagGATCTATACCAGTTTTATGGTCTCAAGAACCAGGATTAAGTTTAAGAcccaaaataaatatatgctttgatatgacaaaaaatataaaaacaataaatttacatatgcaaaaattaaaaaataaatatggcaaaatacatattacaaatttaataaatagaggatataaagaaaaatatttaggagaacattttgaaaaatgtttaaaagAATGTAATGTTGATCATAGTTATATTTGGTTTGATTTTAATAGTGaacttaaaaatttaaattatgaaaaatttcaAGGTTCCTTAAAATCGATAATTAATGATTTAACAAattattcttatttttttattacaattcctaatgataaaaaatataatttagaaCATGGAGGAGTTCATAAATCATGGTCatcaattaaatttaataattttcaaaatggAGTGTTCCGAGTAAATTGTGTTGATTGTTTAGATAGAACAAATGTTTTTCAAAgctttttatcaaaatgcgttttatttttacaattaaaaaatataaatataaatatcgatcaaaaaaataacttcCCTTTTTActtctttaaaaataagtacCATGAAATGTTATATAGAAAGAATTGGATCAACAATGCAAATGCTataagtataatatatagtgGATCTGgtgcattaaaaaatgatattacACAGAATGGTAAAAGAACTATATGTGGGCTTTTTCAAGATTTATGTAATGCTATTTCaagatatattaataacaattttagagatggatataataatgattgtataaacataataacaaatgaaaatattcatttacataatttatttaataaaaaagttaaatataatcaaaTATTGAATGTAATATTCGaatttattgttattttttcaacttCTGTATGTACTAATCcaatacaaaattttttaagacgcttatattttttttcacatagTATTACACATTCTACTATATCCCAAggtattaattatatgttacttattttaaataaaaatccacatttatttatattcccTTTTAAGCAAGTACAATATATTCGTCTCATATCTATCATATCTCAAGCCTCaggattttttttcacgtcttttttcgtttttctatttttctgtttttatgtttttacaCAAAGACGCCGAGTTATTTCATTCCCAAAGTTTGAGTCACAATAA
- a CDS encoding large subunit rRNA methyltransferase, putative produces MGKKKKVGKERIDKYYKLAKSAGYRARSAFKLIQIAKKYNIFKNANILIDLCAAPGGWLQVAYKNMSKSSTIIGVDLMPIRKIDNNVITIKSDITSVECIRKIKDIIKYEKADVILNDGAPNVGTTYSYDSFNQNILVLSSIKLAYKFLTRGGIFITKVFRNEEYVSLIWVLEKLFTEVKHIKPRSSREISSEIYLIGLNFLGNKIDKKYFDYTYIFSSQFRKDENKLPNSHSKGKGNDESENDSSENDSDSNTAKQKAKKKKGLSSILKEKKKKNRQGYEEGDDYRITNITDFINNDNYVDLLIKSNKFIFDKNYENSPSLLIKKTYEAIYTNKSTNNEIFNLCKDLKVLGKSDLFHLIKWRYKIKKSVTKLLMDSKEKTKQDVNDEEENTNTTFAISKEESPISAEKINTKSTVCDDKSDELSNSSDEESGNESINEFSKYIDKKEKKLKKKKEKKLKKELEKKKINKPLKIDYDENDIHFSKDMLNLLNKQKFTDHLNILNSSKSNNKLDINEENFSASDEENDEDQIYDEIDEDDELGRLEYLVDLDYKQQKIKENKKNDENKDEKLTRRKRAMDFKNEELMKIQKIMELKNEELMMKKKLNEYLSEDEDDSDISSDEDEMEENDNDSLETNQDTQTDKYEDAINQNEHIKKIVDKILMIRKNLKEKEPEDESPTSTNRFFDQKIFSNIFNQLNNDENGEDAEHAENSEEGDEEDAEEEEESSDEIKEVSAKNLPKIPLPAKLAKKEKNKKLREKYGNNETKIKNASFSIVKTDTNNSEHVNKYFSNLIKDDDELAFIKYVGEKLIHKKSRMDLIDDSFNRHSYLEDEDTLPEWFVEEEKKYRRPVIPIDKTVLDQYKSKINRITKMPIKKVIEAKMRNKKREITKMKKLEAKIGRIEKDEDDPFLKQRAIANVLKKNKSEKKREKSYVVCTGKGSKMAKKNKKGGKTMVKFVDKRLKKDKKAKKRIEKKKKNMTRVKYSKSRPFKFKKFF; encoded by the exons ATGgggaaaaagaaaaaggtCGGAAAAGAGAGAAtagataaatattataagcTAGCCAAATCAGCAGGATATAGAGCTAGGTCAGCATTTAAGTTAATTCAAatagcaaaaaaatataatatatttaaaaatgcaaatatattaatagatTTATGTGCAGCACCAGGAGGATGGTTACAAGTggcttataaaaatatgagtAAGAGCAGTACAATTATAGGAGTTGATTTAATGCCTATTCGtaaaattgataataatgtaaTTACTATAAAAAGTGATATAACTTCAGTTGAATgtataagaaaaattaaagatataataaaatatgaaaaagcagatgttatattaaatgatgGGGCACCTAATGTTGGTACTACATATTCCTATGACAGTtttaatcaaaatattcTAGTGCTTAGTAGTATCAAATTAgcttataaatttttaacaaGAGGAGGAATATTCATTACAAAAGTATTTAGAAATGAAGAATATGTATCTTTAATTTGGgttttagaaaaattatttacagaagttaaacatataaaaccAAGAAGTAGTAGAGAAATATCTTctgaaatttatttaattggGCTCAACTTTttaggaaataaaattgataaaaagtATTTTGATTATACTTACATATTTAGTAGCCAGTTTAGgaaagatgaaaataaattaccTAACTCTCATTCAAAAGGTAAAGGAAATGATGAATCGGAAAATGATAGTAGCGAAAATGATAGTGATAGTAATACTGCTAAGCAAAAagcaaagaaaaaaaaaggattaagtagtattttaaaagaaaaaaaaaaaaaaaacagacaAGGTTATGAAGAAGGTGATGATTATAgaataacaaatataactgattttataaataatgataattatgttgatttattaattaaaagtaataaatttatttttgataaaaattatgaaaattcgCCAAgcttattaataaaaaagactTATGAAGCTAtctatacaaataaatcaacaaataatgaaattttCAACCTCTGTAAAGATCTTAAAGTTTTGGGAAAATCAGATCTTTTCCATTTGATCAAATGGagatacaaaattaaaaaatctgtcacaaaattgttaatggatagtaaagaaaaaacaaaacaagACGTAAAcgatgaagaagaaaatacgAATACTACTTTTGCAATTAGTAAAGAAGAAAGCCCAATAAGTgcagaaaaaattaatacaaaatCGACAGTTTGTGATGATAAATCAGATGAATTGAGTAATTCCTCTGATGAAGAATCAGGAAATGAAAgtataaatgaattttcaaaatatattgacaaaaaagaaaaaaaattaaaaaaaaaaaaagaaaaaaaattaaaaaaagaacttgaaaaaaaaaaaataaataaaccaCTTAAAATAgattatgatgaaaatgatatacaTTTTAGTAAAGATATGTTAAACCTATTGaacaaacaaaaatttacagatcatttaaatatattaaacagtagcaaaagtaataataaacttGATATCAATGAAGAAAACTTTTCAGCTAGcgatgaagaaaatgacgAAGATCAAATTTATGACGAAATCGATGAAGATGATGAATTAGGTAGATTAGAATATCTAGTTGATTTAGATTATaaacaacaaaaaattaaagaaaataaaaaaaacgatgaaaataaagatgaaaaacTAACAAGAAGAAAAAGGGCAATGGATTTTAAAAACGAAGAGTTAatgaaaattcaaaaaattatggaacttaaaaatgaagaattaatgatgaaaaaaaaattaaatgaatatcTTAGTGAGGATGAAGATGATTCAGATATCTCATCTGATGAAGATGAAATGGAAGAGAATGATAACGACAGTTTAGAAACCAATCAAGATACTCAAACTGATAAATATGAAGATGcaataaatcaaaatgaacatattaaaaaaatagttgataaaattttaatgataCGAAAAAATCTAAAGGAAAAAGAACCAGAAGATGAATCTCCAACAAGTACAAACAGATTCTTtgatcaaaaaatattctctAACATATTTAACCAGTTgaataatgatgaaaatggtGAAGACGCTGAGCATGCTGAAAATTCTGAGGAAGGGGATGAGGAAGATGctgaagaagaagaagagAGCAGTGACGAGATAAAAGAAGTGAGCGCAAAGAACCTTCCCAAAATACCGCTACCTGCAAAACTAGccaaaaaagagaaaaataaaaaattaagggAAAAATACGGAAACAACGAAACtaagataaaaaatgcatcTTTTTCTATAGTAAAAACAGATACAAATAATTCTGAAcatgttaataaatatttttcaaatttaattaaagatgatgatgaattagcatttataaaatatgtaggagaaaaattaattcataaaaaaagtagaaTGGATTTAATTGATGATTCTTTTAATAGACATTCATATCTTGAAGACGAAGATACATTACCTGAATGGTTTGtcgaagaagaaaaaaaatatagaaggCCAGTCATACCAATAGATAAAACTGTACTAGACCaatataaaagtaaaattaatagaataacaaaaatgcCTATTAAAAAGGTTATTGAAGCTAAAAtgagaaataaaaagagagaaattacaaaaatgaaaaaattagaagCAAAAATTGGAAGAATCGAAAAAGATGAAGATGACCCATTCTTAAAACAAAGAGCTATAGCAAATGTATTGAAAAAGAACAAATCAG aaaaaaaacgagAAAAGTCATATGTTGTGTGCACTGGAAAAGGATCTAAGATGGCcaagaaaaacaaaaagggAGGAAAAACGATGGTTAAGTTTGTTGATAAGAGACTTAAAAAGGATAAGAAAGCTAAAAAGCGTatcgaaaaaaagaaaaaaaatatgacaagagttaaatattcaaaatcaagaccatttaaatttaaaaagtttttttaa
- a CDS encoding V-type proton ATPase 21 kDa proteolipid subunit, putative, with protein MYNSWFEIIRGISPYNWALLGIALSLFLSIIGAAWGIFICGTSIVGASVKAPRIISKNLISIIFCEALGMYGVITAVFLQIKLSGLKTEVHSPLVLTPQTDPLIMNSIRGGWALFASGLTAGLSNLVSGVAVGITGSSCALGDAHSSDLFVRMLMIEICASVIGLYGLIVAIVSIGDIQMT; from the exons atgtataatTCATGGTTTGAAATCATTCGGGGTATATCGCCATATAACTGGGCGTTGCTAGGAATTGCTTTATCTTTATTCCTTTCTATTATTGGTGCAGCATG gggaatatttatatgtggTACTAGTATAGTTGGAGCCTCAGTAAAAGCTCCACGtattatttcaaaaaatttaatttccatcattttttgtgaAGCATtag GTATGTATGGAGTTATTACTGCAGTTTTTTTGCAAATCAAATTGAGCGGATTAAAAACTGAAGTGCATTCTCCACTTGTTTTAACACCACAAACAGATCCATTAATTATGAACAGCATAAGAGGAGGGTGGGCGCTATTTGCAAGTGGACTAACCGCCGGTTTATCAAACCTCGTCTCTGG gGTTGCTGTTGGAATAACAGGAAGTTCGTGCGCTTTAGGAGATGCTCACAGTTCAGACCTTTTTGTTAGAATGTTAATGATTGAGATATGCGCAAGTGTTATAG GATTATACGGTTTGATCGTGGCCATAGTATCGATCGGAGACATACAAATGacataa
- a CDS encoding adenylosuccinate synthetase, putative → MNIFEHNIKNVDKGNVVAIVGTQWGDEGKGKIIDMLSKYSNITCRFNGGGNAGHTICVGNKKHALHLLPCGVLYENNVNVLGNCMVIHLKTLMKEINNLGNNILDRIYISEKAHILFDIHQEIDAMQETRKSKDGNAIGTTKKGIGPCYSTKASRIGIRMGSLRNFENFKKLYTKLIDNLMELYNIKDYNKEEELNEFYTYHQILKDKIINIMLYINKSIDAKKYILIEGANAAMLDIDLGTYPFVTSSSTTIGGVFSGLGIHHKKLNLVVGVVKSYLTRVGSGPFLTEQCNEIGDYLTKKGFEYGTTTNRPRRCGWLDLPMLYYVKYINCIDIINLTKLDVLSGLKEIYICIDYKNKTTGELLEKGSYPLEEEQLREYEPVYEKFEGWDEDITNCLEFDQLPEKAKKYVLAIESYIKTPIVWIGVGPTRDHTITRKFD, encoded by the exons ATGAACATTTTCGagcataatataaaaaatgtggaTAAGGGAAATGTAGTGGCTATAGTAGGCACACAATGGGGTGATGAAGGGAaaggaaaaataattgataTGTTATCAAAGTATTCCAATATAACATGCCGATTTAATGGTGGGGGTAATGCAGGTCATACAATATGTGTtggtaataaaaaacatgcTTTACATTTGTTACCATGTGGagttttatatgaaaataatgtaaatgtATTAGGTAATTGTATGGTAAtacatttaaaaacattgatgaaagaaataaataacttAGGCAACAACATACTTgatagaatatatatatctgaGAAGgcacatatattatttgatatacATCAAGAAATCGATGCCATGCAAGAAACTAGGAAATCAAAAGATGGCAATGCAATTGGTACAACAAAAAAAGGTATAGGTCCTTGTTATTCAACTAAAGCATCACGAATTGGTATAAGAATGGGATCATTAagaaattttgaaaattttaaaaagttatatacaaaattaattgaTAACTTAAtggaattatataatattaaagatTATAACAAAGAAGAAGAATTAAATGAGTTTTATACATATCatcaaatattaaaagataaaattataaatattatgttatatataaataaaagtatagatgcaaaaaaatatattttaatagaaGGTGCTAATGCAGCAATGCTAGACATCGACCTTGGTACTTATCCATTTGTAACTAGTAGTAGTACAACTATTGGTGGTGTTTTTTCAGGTTTAGGTATACACCACAAAAAGCTAAATTTAGTAGTAGGTGTTGTTAAAAGTTATTTAACAAGAGTTGGTTCAGGACCGTTTTTGACTGAACAATGTAACGAAATAGGGGACTATTTAACTAAAAAAGGTTTTGAATATGGCACTACAACTAATCGTCCTAGACGTTGTGGTTGGTTAGACTTGCCTATGCTTTATTAtgtcaaatatataaattgtaTTGACATTATTAATCTTACAAAATTAGACGTTTTATCTGGGTTGaaggaaatatatatctgcATTGactacaaaaataaaacaaccG gcGAACTACTCGAAAAGGGAAGTTACCCCTTAGAAGAGGAACAACTAAGAGAGTATGAGCCAGTATATGAGAAATTCGAAGGATGGGATGAAGACATAACTAATTGTCTTGAATTTGATCAATTACCTGAAAAagctaaaaaatatgttttggCT